The following are from one region of the Candidatus Methylomirabilota bacterium genome:
- a CDS encoding PIG-L deacetylase family protein, producing MKILLMTAHPDDADIMAGGTVARWLDEGHEVCSAIFTHGEKGHDDPSMTPERVSAMREAEQRAAAAVLGGPRLIFFDFVDGELSWAGPALAEAATRLMREERPEVIVTHDPFGGAPGYREPQLHPDHRAVGTAVVDACYFRAPGPLYYPAQGASGLAPHRVREVLLIMSDHADHVVDISSTLDRKVRAVREHASQFGRHPDLEGFLRGMATRAGQRFGVPLAESFKRLTLS from the coding sequence ATGAAGATTCTCCTGATGACCGCGCACCCGGACGACGCCGACATCATGGCCGGCGGGACCGTGGCCCGCTGGCTCGATGAGGGCCATGAGGTCTGCTCGGCGATCTTCACGCACGGCGAGAAGGGGCACGACGACCCGAGCATGACGCCTGAGCGAGTCTCCGCGATGCGCGAGGCCGAGCAGCGTGCCGCCGCCGCCGTCCTCGGCGGACCGCGGTTGATCTTCTTTGATTTCGTCGATGGGGAGCTCAGCTGGGCAGGTCCGGCTCTCGCCGAGGCGGCGACTCGGCTGATGCGGGAGGAGCGCCCTGAGGTAATCGTGACGCATGATCCCTTCGGGGGAGCGCCCGGATATCGCGAGCCCCAGCTTCACCCCGACCACCGGGCCGTGGGCACCGCCGTGGTCGACGCATGCTACTTCCGCGCACCGGGTCCGCTCTACTACCCCGCCCAGGGAGCCTCGGGGCTCGCCCCGCACCGCGTGCGCGAGGTTCTTCTCATCATGAGCGACCATGCCGATCACGTCGTCGACATCTCGAGCACTCTCGATCGGAAGGTGCGCGCGGTGCGCGAGCACGCGAGTCAGTTCGGCCGGCACCCCGACCTCGAGGGATTTCTCCGGGGTATGGCAACGCGCGCGGGCCAGCGCTTTGGCGTGCCGCTTGCTGAGAGCTTCAAGCGGCTCACGC